The sequence CGATCCGCCGACCGTTTCGGCGATCGCCACGGCGACATCATTGGCTGACTTGACGAGCATCATCTTCAGAGCACTGTCGAGCGTCATCGCCTGGCCGGGCTTGTAGAACATCTTGCTCGGCGGCTCGGACGCGGCGTTCTTCGTCATGATTACCGGGCTTTCCAGCGTCAATTGCCCGGATTTGATGGCCCGAAACGTCGTATAGGCCGTCATCAACTTGGTCAGCGACGCCGGATACCATTTCTGGAAAATATCCTGATGCTCGTAAACCTTCAGCGAGTTGACATCGACGACGAGCCGCGGATTGGCGAGTGCCGGCAGTGCCATCGCCGAAAATGCCGCACAGGCAACCACGAGAGCGCCCATCGCTCCTACCCTGTTGCGCGTCGAGAATCCACCTGTCACCACTATTCCAACCTCGAAATTCCGGAGTTGCCTCGTACTGTCCCGCTATTTAGCCTATATGGCGAGGAAATGGCAAAGCCCATTCATCTGGCTACCGCGTCAATTCACCGCTCTGGCTTCAGTGACAGAACAGACCGACAGGAAAGAACCATGCCGATTTTGAACCGTGCCGCCGAGCTCCAGGACGAAGTGACCGAATGGCGCCGCCGCCTGCACATGAACCCGGAGCTTCTGTTCGCGGTGGAAAATACGGCAGCGTTCGTCGAAAGGAAACTCAAGGAATTTGGCGTTGACGAAATCGTGACCGGTCTCGGCAGGACCGGCGTCGTCGGCCTTATTCGCGGCCGCCTCGGCCCGGGCCGCACCATCGGGCTCAGGGCGGACATGGACGCCCTGCCGATCACGGAGACGAGCGGCAAGCCCTGGTCGTCTACGACGGCGGGCAAGATGCACGCCTGCGGTCATGACGGCCACACCGCGATGCTCCTCGGTGCGGCGAAATACCTAGCCGAAACACGCAACTTCGCCGGCAACGTCGCCGTCATCTTTCAGCCGGCGGAGGAAGGCGGCGGCGGCGGCAACGAAATGGTCAAGGATGGCATGATGGAGCGGTTCGCGATCGAGGAAGTCTACGGCATGCACAACATGCCGGGCATGCCGGTCGGCCACTTCGGCAGCCGGATCGGTCCGATCATGGCGTCCACCGACGAGTTCACCATCACGATCACCGGCCGCGGCGGCCATGCGGCCCAACCGCATAAGACGATCGACCCGATCATGATCGGCTCGCAGATCGTCAACGCGCTGCAGACGATTGCTTCGCGTACCGTCGATCCGCTCGCATCGGTGGTCGTCTCCGTAACCAAGTTCAACGCTGGTTTCGCCCACAACGTCATTCCCGAGCAGGCGGCTCTCGCCGGCACGGTGAGGGCGCTGACGCCGGAGGTGCGCGACGCCGGAGAGGCGCGCGTCCGCCAGATCGCCGAAAGCATTGCCGGAGCTTACGGCGCGAGCGTCAACGTCTGGTACGGCCGCAACTATCCGGTGACCGTCAACCATGCCGAGGAGACCGGCCATGCACTTGCCGCCGCAGCGACTGTTGCCGGCGATGGCAAGGTCAGCGCGTCGCTCGACCCTATGATGGGCGGCGAGGATTTCTCGTATATGCTGCTCGCCCGCCCCGGCGCCTTCATCTTCATCGGCAACGGCGACACGGCGGGACTCCACCATCCGGCCTATGACTTCAACGACGAGGCAATTCCGCACGGGATTTCCTATTGGGTGAAACTCGCGGAAGCGCGACTTGCCGCCTGAGACGCAAAGCGGGAGGCGGCGATGCACCAGATCGACAAAACGGACCGCAGAATCCTCAACATCCTGCAAGCGGACGGGCGGATCACCAATCTCGAGCTGGCTGATCGCATCGGCCTGTCGCCGACCGCGACGAGCGAACGCCTGCGGCGGCTCTTGAAGGAGGGCTATGTTTCCGGTTTCGGCGCGCGTCTCGATCCGCACAAGCTCGGCTTCGGATTGCTGGTCTTCATTGAAGTGATGCTGGACAAGACCACGCCCGAGGTGTTCGACCAGTTTGCGAGCGCCATCAAGCAGGCGCCCGCCGTTCTCGAATGTCACATGGTCGCCGGTGGTTTCGACTATCTCGTCAAAACCCGATTCGAGGACATGGCCGCCTATCGGAATTTCCTCGGCCAGGTGCTGTGGACGCTGCCGGGCGTCAAGGAAACCCGGACTTACGCGGTGATGGAAGAGATCAAGAACGACGGTCCGCTGCCGCTTATTTAGAGCGAGATGAGGACAAGTGTGTGCGGTTTTCCGCCCGTATCCAGCATCTCAGCCTCGGAAATCGATCGCGATCGCGATTTGACGAAGCGGCAGCGGTTCTCTGTCAGGCGGCTTCGAGCGAGGCCATGTCGATCACGAAGCGATAGCGCACATCGCTCTTGATCACCCGCCCGTAAGCTTCGTTGATCTGATCGATGCGGATCGTCTCGATCTCCGAAACGATGCCGTGCTCCCCACAGAAATCCAGCATCTCCTGCGTTTCCTTGATCGAGCCGATCATAGAGCCGGAAATGCTGCGCCGCGCCGGCACCAGCGAAAAGGCATGAACCGGCACCGGGTTCTCCGGTATGCCGACCACCACGAAATCGCCGTCGACCTTCAGGAGATTGAGGTAGGCATTCCAGTCGATCTCAGTCCCTACGGTGCAAATGATCAGATCGAAGCTTCCGGCGAGCGCCTTGAAGGTCTCGGGGTCATTCGTCGCGTAATAATGGTCGGCGCCGAGTTTCAGCCCGTCCTCCTTTTTCGAGAGGCTCTGGCTGAGGACCGTGACTTCGGCGCCCATCGCGTGGGCAAGCTTCACGCCCATGTGCCCGAGACCGCCCATGCCGACGATCGCCACGTTCTTTCCGGGACCAGCCTTCCAGTGGCGCAGCGGCGAATAGAGCGTGATGCCGGCGCAAAGCAGAGGCGCGGCCGCA is a genomic window of Sinorhizobium numidicum containing:
- a CDS encoding NAD(P)-dependent alcohol dehydrogenase, whose product is MAIARGYAATDASKPLTPFSFERREPRDDDVVIDIKYCGVCHSDIHQARNEWGNSTFPMVPGHEIVGIITAVGSKVTKFKVGDRAGVGCFVDSCTTCATRDVDLEHYLPGLVVTYNGVEADGKTVTQGGYSDHIVVKEGYVLSIPESLPIDAAAPLLCAGITLYSPLRHWKAGPGKNVAIVGMGGLGHMGVKLAHAMGAEVTVLSQSLSKKEDGLKLGADHYYATNDPETFKALAGSFDLIICTVGTEIDWNAYLNLLKVDGDFVVVGIPENPVPVHAFSLVPARRSISGSMIGSIKETQEMLDFCGEHGIVSEIETIRIDQINEAYGRVIKSDVRYRFVIDMASLEAA
- a CDS encoding M20 aminoacylase family protein, which codes for MPILNRAAELQDEVTEWRRRLHMNPELLFAVENTAAFVERKLKEFGVDEIVTGLGRTGVVGLIRGRLGPGRTIGLRADMDALPITETSGKPWSSTTAGKMHACGHDGHTAMLLGAAKYLAETRNFAGNVAVIFQPAEEGGGGGNEMVKDGMMERFAIEEVYGMHNMPGMPVGHFGSRIGPIMASTDEFTITITGRGGHAAQPHKTIDPIMIGSQIVNALQTIASRTVDPLASVVVSVTKFNAGFAHNVIPEQAALAGTVRALTPEVRDAGEARVRQIAESIAGAYGASVNVWYGRNYPVTVNHAEETGHALAAAATVAGDGKVSASLDPMMGGEDFSYMLLARPGAFIFIGNGDTAGLHHPAYDFNDEAIPHGISYWVKLAEARLAA
- a CDS encoding Lrp/AsnC ligand binding domain-containing protein — translated: MHQIDKTDRRILNILQADGRITNLELADRIGLSPTATSERLRRLLKEGYVSGFGARLDPHKLGFGLLVFIEVMLDKTTPEVFDQFASAIKQAPAVLECHMVAGGFDYLVKTRFEDMAAYRNFLGQVLWTLPGVKETRTYAVMEEIKNDGPLPLI